The Styela clava chromosome 3, kaStyClav1.hap1.2, whole genome shotgun sequence genome includes the window CATTTTTTATGACTCACACAAAGTGGTgtaaaatgtagaaattttggtactcccgctGTGTGTGtttgtgccaggttagggttagggaacaatttatttcgattttccttattttagttctattacgggaCTGTCTGTGAGCCAAGTGAATACCCCCTGTCCATTGCTTCCAGTTCCTTTATACAATTTGATGTaatgtaggcgaacaaaattagtaatcTTCATATGGGTACACATGGGCCAAAATTTCGAtataattaaaatgttttatatcaACTCGTTAggcaaagtgtttgattgtctTGCAcagttaatttatttcaaatagatGCTTTGGAATTAAGTTAAGAAAGCTTAAGTGTTTGAGATGCAGTCGGACATATCCTCACTTATTTAATGATGTATTGCCAGACTTTCAAGAGATGATAGAGACTGCTGATCTAAAGTGGAAAAATATTCCATAGTGTCACGTATcatagagtcacaaacaatgtgCACATTTAGGGCTATTATGAATGAATTGAGTAGCACATAGTGGGGCCCTTCAGTCCTTTCTTTTTGCTTCCTGCCTGAAAATAGTTTAGGCTCCTGCTGTACCAGTGCGacaatttacaattttaaaaatttattttaaagccTTGTAAAAATGATCTTTGACTTTTGTAACCTGATAATCCAAGAACAACTTGATTCTCATTCTGCTAATTTCAGGAATCTCGAATGTGAACGGGCAGAGTTGTGGATCGTTCATAGATAACATGGGGGGAGAAATCAAGTCTTCAGCAAATAAAAGTGGATGTAGTAATTGGGGCGGCTGTGAATTGATGTTTTTATTCAATCGCAGTATGGATCAGACGATGTTCAGATTGAATTTCACAGAGACGTTTGTTTCAAAAGGAAGGTTTTATGTTCATATTGGAGCCATCATGAGTGGTAAGTATTTCATAACACGAGTTAACGCATTATGTTCCTCAAGGTGGGTTTGtgttatttgaaacaatttggTTTAAACTCAGTCATGGCACAAAAGATAGCAATAGACGTGATGGCACGAGTTTGATATGCTATATAAAGAGGAAATTTTCGAAAATTGCCAAAGTtcattaaataaatgaaaacgcGTGACATTTGGTTGTCGATTTATGGTTAGAAATTGGTATATGCATTGTTAATCAATGCCTGTTCAAGTAACTGTAACTTTCTGTATTAATTATTGCTGAACTTGGTATGGTATTTCGTATCATCAATCTAACTTATACCTATTTTAATCAAATAAATTTGTCCAATTATTCTATAAATCCCAAACTGAATGTAAAAGAGAATAGTTCTAACTTATAACGCCATCTATGGTCAGTTCATTTATCTCAACATACTTTATTACAGATGGGAACTACATTTCCACACTCACATTTACTCCCCAAACTGACCAGGAATGTTTGATATACAGCGAACTTGGTATTTGCTCAAATAAAGTGGATACAACATGTAAGAATAAAGACTGGGTAGACGTGACGGGCATTATGGTAATGGGGATATGGGTTCGGTACTATTGCGAGCCTTCCGAGTTTCGATTCAAATTGACCTACGAATACATCGATTGCAAAACAGGTGAAACTATTCTTTATTTCGAGTTTTGTAAAATCTCTCTGAATAATTGCTCCAATCTTTGATAAGCTAGTTGTATCTGTGAAAGGATCAAGATCTATTCAGTTTAACATTCACTACTCGCTTCGTtaaatgcttttttatttttataagaaTTATGTTTAGTTATTGCTGTTGCAGTGTGCTATACTTTGGACTCCTCTGTTTATATTCCGTCCTTGTTACATTATTGTTCTTTGTGTTTAAACACTGATTATCGTCAGGCGACAATGGAATGCATCCGTCTCATTATATTAGTTACTAGCTGTTACGAGTATTAGACGGTGGTTTGATTAAGTTTGGCTGTACTACATGAATCAATGTAATTATTCTTTTGTGTTTAAGTCAAGATGTGTTTTAAGTGTCCTGAAGCCATAACattggttataataaataaactgtcacaGCACCCATTTCAATATAAGCCTCATcaaaaagtaaattttgtagAGCACTTCCAGACTTTCTTTAAAATAtgattcatatttgaaaatattattttctgaaaAGTGAATTGTTCGTTTTTGTCCACCCTAACACTAATGAATATGTCGTTATCACATGCATACCTGGACTATCTGGATTTTGAACTCGTGATCTCTATTCGgtgaagtttgaaaaattaaCGATCGATTCACGGTTCTTCGgttgtaaaatttatttactcCCACTGCAAACTCCCTCCCCATTTTTGACTTTAGTTTTTTTAACGCTTTCGCCTTTCCCTTTAGGGGAAATTTTGGACGCATTCTTGTTGGAGTTCCTGTAAAGAATTTTCGGGTTATATATCCATTGAGAGTCTGACATCCCCACCCCGGACTCTGTGAGACTCAAAATTTCATATCCAAATTCGAAAAGTtcgaaattcgaaaaaaatattctgtaaaaTAATAGCAAACTTTACTATATTGCTCTGGTTACAAGAAATTAACTGCTTTTAATATCTTATATAGGAACTGAAAGACATGGAATTTGAACCTGCGACCCCCAGTAAAGCTATCATGTGCATTGATTAGTGTGTTTATGTCCACTGACCAATATCGGAGGCATTGTCCACTAATCGATTTCCATCTTATATTTCAGGAAAAAGACTTGAACCACCAACTACCACGGCCCTACAAACTACCACGGCACCAACCACCCAAGCAAACAAATCCTACCATACGACCTTTAACCTTGTATCCACTGAATCAGATTCCGGCAACAACCCTCTCACAACGATTTTGATAATAGTAGGATCTGTGATAGCAGTATTGGTTGCCATATTGATAGCCGTTGCGGTCGCAGCCGTGATTTATTGGAAAAAcaggtaaaatgaattattttatcaCACCCCCTCCCCCGCCTTATTCCTTTCACATATTTCAACTAACTCTGTGTTATTGTTACAGACAACAAGGCCAGGAAGAAAGTATTGCAATGTCGAGCCCAACTCATGAGTACGAAGAGATTCGCGAACCGGTAGATCAGGGAGGTTATCTCTCACCAATGCCAAACCCCAACGTATCTGTTCAAATACCGAGTGCTTATGCCGATCCCCAAGATCCTGATTATATTGTCTCAGAGGATATTTACCCTCCTGCCATACCCCACCCAATGTACGACAGAGTAGAACTGCTGCCTCCCAGCAATCTGCCTACTGTCGCCTCAATCCCGGGCACTTCTCATCAAAAATCAAGTGTCGACGGCATTTATACCGAGCCCGATTATGCCCCGCCAGGAAAAATTACTGTCCCGCACAGATATGATGAGAATTTGGCCTTTAGCCCTTCCGTCTACGATGATATAGCCTAAAGCAGTAGCTTCCAACTTTTTTTGTGGCACGAcccattttgaatattttctaacaTTCCATGAACACTTTATACGATATTTGCTGAATGTAAAAAAGAAACGAGagaaacaatattaaaattaaattcgaTTTCTAGGAATACGAACCTCTTGTGGGTCGTGACCCCcaggttgggaatcactggcaTAGAATGAACTCAAATCTAATGAGGCAGAAAACTTTTTCTCCTGTTGAATTCAGTAACTTTGAAacctttatttttaaaaaaaatatttaaaaaaaaataaaaaaaaaattttaattttttttattgacattGATTTATAGGagggaaatatttttttcatttgatctCTGTGATTTACAGAATAATTCAACCATGAACGAATATTAATTAACTTTGAGCTTTAAGCAGGATGAAGGCCGTGACTAAAAATATTAACCTCAGAAATGCCTCGACTAAAAATTTTTGACTCTGACAATGCCTTGGCCAGGCCAAACAATTTGACTCCGACAAGGCCTTGGCTAAACAGTTGCACCCCAACAATGCCTTGGTCAAACAATTCGACTCTGACAATGCCTTGGATAAACAATTTAACTCCGCCAATGCCTTGGCCCAACAATTTGACTCCAACAATGCCCTGGCTAAACAACTTGACTCCGACAATAACTTGGCTCAACAATTTGACTCCAACAATGCTTTGGCTAAACAACATCACTCCGACAATTTTTTGGCTAAACAATTTTGACTCTGACAATGCCTTGGCTAAACAACTTGATTCCAAAAATCCTTTGGCTAAACAACTTGACTCCGACAATGCTTTGACTAAACAACTTGACTCCGACAATTTCTTGGCTAAACAGTTTTGACTCTGACGATGCTTTGGCTAAACAACTTGACTCCAACAATGCTTTTGCTAAAAAACTGGACTCCGACCATTTCTTGACTAAACAATTTTGACTCTGACAATGACTTGGCTAAATAATTTCTATTCCGGCAAGGTCTTGGCAAAACAAATTCACTTCAGCTAAGCCTTGGCTCAACAATTAAACTCCGGCAGGGACTTGGCTAAACAAATTCATTCCAGCAAAGTCATGGCTTAACAATTTGAATCAGATGATGCCTTGGCTAAACAATTTGAATCAGATGATGCCTTGGCTAAACAATTTGACTCTTAGCTTTAGACTCTGAAATCCCACTCCGGAGATTTTTAACGCACAGTCGCGTCTCTAATACCTGTGAAAAAAACATCAAACTCTTGACTTCCCAGCCCTGCTTCGAATCAACGTCTATTGAGTGTATCTGTTTTATTTCACATCATCATATTctgaattttttattgatattgattgaaatattcattttcggCTCTGTGATTtcttcaatataatatttttttaatattccagCAGCCAACTAGGTGAATTTGTCGTCGCATGGACGAAATAAATGTCTCGTTAATGGCATAGTTATCTTTGAAACTAGGATATGTTCATCCATAATCAAGCTCTCTACCGTATTCATTTTTTGCATCATTTCATGCAGTTGAGAATTggtcttttattttaattgtattcCTTTCTGTGTAAAAAACTTTGGTTTTGTCATTCTGTATTATTCGTTTaagttcaaattttttaatttatttcgggggagaggaaagtagATGTGATGGCTCAATCACATGGCAAACCGAAGCTTTTTTCCAGTTATCAGTCCAGGTCAGGtataaaaacagtcaaataattaTTAGTTTCAAATGAATGCACTTTGTGCTGGCTGATCATGCATTGTATACTAttttaattgattttatttGGCGCGCGGGTGagcaaatcaaaaaattatatgcTGACCAATTTcttaaagttttatattttgctcAGGAATCTCTTGTTTTTCTGATGTTTTTATTCGACGTAAAATTCAACCCTACAAGAGGCCACAAAATTTACATCGCTGTCCGTCAAAGGGCCTGGTGTCCATATCCCTCAATATAGGTCTTGTATATATTTCCTGTTGTCGAATAAAACTCCAACTTGAAATTTTAAATACAGTACTCTTCAATTTATTGACCCTTAACAAATCTCTGGACAAGCATACGCATTAGGTCTGGCGGTTTTCCACGCACGAGTTAACAAATCAATGAATTTTATGCTGACCTCTTGAAGTCTTTTAAGTTTgctaaatattttgtgttttttaaattttccagataaattttctttttttttctatattttctcataatcagatttttattggtatttttgatgtatttgttgacattttcattgttttccacCACAGACAACTATACTAgtgccttaaaccagcgccttaggccactcggccacgctacccttgCAAATATATCAGCTTTCATGAAATATCGTAGTTTTCTTGAATCATTGCAAGGACGAATAAGACTGTTTCGAAAGTTGCATGTTTGAACCTTCATTTAACCATGCTCGAGTTACCGGGATTGGTGCTCGGCAATTCAAAGCACTGgtcgttttttattttgataaatacgAAACAAAGGAATTGTAACGTCAGGTTTAATGCTctttcatcaaaatttgttcTAAAATTTTAACTTATAAAATATCGATTCTGGAAGCCGTGGCGACCGAAACTAGTTTAAAATAACTGTTGTATGAAAATAACGACTTGAATCGCTTGACTCAACCTGATTGGAAATATCCTGTTTTCAGCGATTTGATTTTGTTGATGAGTGAAATAGAAATCTATTTTATGTGGATATAAGGCctgggggatgtagctcatatggtaaaGCGCGCACATAGCATGCGCGTGGTACCGGGTTCTATGCCCGGCAGCTACACAACtcttttggaatatttttcatttgcaGGATTATTTAGTGTTTAAATCAATACAtacttttccaaattttttaaagGCCTATGTACTATTTCGCAGAAGATTACAGAAATCAAATACAACCTAAAAGGTATCCACGTGAAATCAGCGAGGTTATAAAGTTCATTTCGCGCAGCACTATATTCTCAGAATTAACTTAACCGCAGGCATGACTGATTGAGTCTGATTATCAGGATGTTAGTTGGGGTCTCGATCGGGccgtgggtcgaggataggaaggccgAGGTGTGTAGGGCAGAGGGTCCAACATGGCAGAGTGAGAGGCATAGGGCCTTGGGTCAAAGATAGAGAGGCTGAGGTAGATACGGCTGTGGATGGAAGATAGAAGTATAGAAGTTTTTTCAAAAGCAGTCATTAAATATTTCGGGACTCATTTTCACTTCTggttaaacttttttaaaactccTGGCCTCCTGAAAGCATGCGGTGCTCCCGTAGTTTGTGCATCAAGATGGGGCACAACCTGggcaaagtatgtgtaccaggttggggttatcagattgtgcgccatcttggtgcacatactacgagagcgcCAAGAATGCATCtgaagtcaaaaaaaaatattttctatcaaagtttaaaataatttttgtttatttttatttaacatttgcCAGACAACTTCCTTCAGAAAGgtcaaaagtgaaaaaaaattctttgaaTCAACTTggcgaaaaaatattttttattcagggTATCGTGTTAACCAGTTAACtagatgaatatttttaattcaatacTGCATGAATTGCATTAATATGgatatttaaatattgtttacatGAAGTGGACAGATGAATCGTTTTGtgattatgttgttgttgttggtattcttcttcttttaaaaaatcgctGATCTTTTTAACTACACgatcaattgctttaaaatttcccggtcaaagattgttgttgttactagaaggctattattttaaCTTTAAAAAACTCTTGTAGATTTTGGGGTATTTCTTTGTTTGTGTGTCCTGACGTCATCAAATCAAAATGCGCACTTTATGACGGTTACCTTGTGGCCGTGAAGGCTGCGGTACTGGTAGTTTACTGTtgcagattgcatacccgtttGACTTTCGTGTCAATACATTTTAGCTTCGCTCTATTATTTATTAAGTAACACAAAGTATGACGTGGAAGAAATTTAACTAAAGTTGGATGTTGTTTGCGCTCTACTTTTGATGATACGTCATGTGGGCGAAATGTGTTGTGAACACATTATAAGATATTTATTACGACACAACTTCAAATGTCTCCTATCTTTTGGAATGGCCGAATAGTGCTATATAGACTCTCTTGATGGGTTTGATGCCGGAAATCCCTAAACCCTGTTTGACATTTgattaaattcaaaaaaatgttgaGAAATTTTAACTTTCTATTCTTGACCTCTGTCTTATCTTCCTCCGCCTAGCTATCAAATTAAATAAAGACTCTGTCATATTAATGACCAACCACGAATATTCTgatgttatttatttcagtttggGTTGTAAGGTGGAGCAATAACTTATCGTAAGATAAACAAAATCAAAGAAAGAGATGAAAAAATTTGGTGTTTCAGGTGAGGTAATAATCTCTTCTGGCAGGGGTctcacaaattttaaaatcaaagtATCTTTAATAAAAATGCTCAAGTTCGTGccagtttttgataatgatgttgaattaaaaaatgattcgggggataaacaaattataaatgttgttatacatgagaataaataaattaaaggtcaagtaatagtgaaatatttgtttcattaATAATTAAATCATCAAATCGAGCAACACCCTTACTCTTATAACCTGCTGCCCCTATTGCCCTCGCCTAGCCAAGCCTTCAAAAAATTCTGAACAATTTACCATCGTGGCAGAAATCACTTAGGATGAGACATCTATGAATTCTATTTTCCCAGCAAATGGTTTTAATAGACCAGGTTACCAATTGTATGGCATGAGTTAAATAATGGTGAAGAAATACTATAAGGAAAAATATGTAGAAGCAATTTACTTATAAGACAAACCTACTTGTGTGGCCTTTCATTTTGAAAGGGATCGatttcattttgtcataaaatataaGTAATTTACTCAATTCAAgattcacattttaaaattaaaattatttcagtgtgactaaaaatgaaaaatgtaaacTTCATAAACAGGTAATTTAGTCTTCTCTCATGAATAATACGCAATTTAGTAGAATTAAAAAGTGATTAAAAGTGAGCATATGATTTCAATAGACCAATTCAAAGCGTGGGTTACTTTTTGCACAATTGAACACATTCTCTGCCATCTCGATTCACTTTGGTAAAGCTAATGCAACtgtaatagaataaaataagTAAGTGAAAAGTAGAAGCAAGTTTCATTTATCAAGACAAACATACTTGTGTAAACTGTTGAATAAAAATGCACAAATAAAATGTCGGTATTTTAACTTCCATAAGCACGCAAATTAGTCTTTTATgataaaatcattaaaaaaaagtcatgttttGATGCCTGGGAGACAGACATTGCAATAAAGAGTAATTCAAGTTTGAATCATCTGTGGgttgtttatattttatgcGTAATCAGAAACGGGCCAAATATAACTCTATTATTTAGGAATCGATAAAATCAACGGCCATAAAAAACGAACAAGAATTTTgttaaaactgaaaaagtttATCTACGCACATTACAGTAAAGTCATTAGAGTGTTTTGTCTTTTTACATCAATCATTCCGTCAAAAAAGTTCACTCCGGTTTTAAgctggttttatatttcacaaatCACACCGTTGAATACCCAGGATGGTATTCCATTGAACATTCCCTGATCTCCCCCTGAATGTTTATTGACAGCAACACCGACATTTGTCCACGATTCATCGGGATACGGATGATTAGGATACCACACATCATTTGCAAGTGTGATATTTTCTCCACTTGACAGCAAAAGCTGATTGTTCTGTAACAATTAAATAAACAGTAATATCTGTTTCGGTTGTTGAAATTGTATGTAAACCAGAAGAACTAGAAGGAATATTTGTAAATCTTTGACTCGGTGACTCAAACGGATAAAACGCTGCAGATATTTCAGTTCGTGACTTATCAAACTGACCTTATACAGCATTCCAGTCCAAATGCCAATCCATGACCAACCGGCAGGTACCACAGGACCTAGATGAGTGAGAAACATTTGGTAGTGAGTGATGTCGTAAATATTCGCCGGTTTCCCGATGTCCATTGATTTGCAAATTGGTTCGGCATCGTTGAAGGTGGTGTTGTCCACAGCATACGTAACAACTCGAAAGCATTTCGAATTGTATTTGAAGTCACATTTAACTAAAAACATTATTGTGGgcattgaatatttcatgttaaGAAAGACGAAACACCTTCAATAATGACTTCGAAAATCATGGAATAAATTTTTAGATTTGGATAATTCCTTAGTTCAATGAGACTCCTCTTAGAAATACTGCATTCTATTAATTCtagggagagaaaagccgatacgACAAACTAATAACGGTGAAACACATCGAGTTCAGATGGCGAGTTTAGATGCATGGTTGGTGGACGGCGTCGTAATTTAAACGAGAATGGCTTAAACACCCATCGACCACTAAGAGTCCAAGACATGAAATTAGCAATAAATCTAGTTCCGAACAAATAAGTCTTGAAAATCTGATTCTGACGCTATCACGGGTGTGGCAGACTATaataaacacaaatataaattacCTTCAACCATTTCCTTCTCATCAAGACTCTTTTTGATCAGTCTCGcaatttctgtaaaaaaaattgatatattttgttgGGTGTAGGGTAAAGACGTTGTAAATCAGTTTCCGTCATATTTTAACGTACCGTATTTACTGACCATAAGGCGCATCGGGTTATAATGCGCAGTGTCACTTGTTTAGATTGGGTTTTATATAAGACGCAAGGAACACCGATAGATTTTGAATGTATGCAATAAAGCATTAAGTGCTACCTGAGCGATACATTAGATTAGGCATTAGGTGCCCGCATTTAAGGCGCATGATCGATTTAAAAGAATGTTATGTAAACCGTGTGGTTCGTAAAATACGTTACATACTATATCTTTGTTGTAACTAAGTGACTTTTCCAATCATAATACAAAAACGTCGTCAAAAAATCTCTTATAAAATATGAAGCCAACTTGTTTATTGCAGTGACGGGGTGGTATATCTAGATATAAGGGCATTGAATCCAGCTAAGTTGGAATCGCATGTTGAACATTTCAGGTTCAAACTCCATGCTCAACATTTAACTTAGGTTTTAATAAATTGATATAGCAATGACTGTAACGCCAATATCTTGTAGTATAATTAGTTTCTTCCGCTAGTTGGCGGTATGAAAGGTAAATCGAATGCCATGTTTAGTTCTAATTGCAACACACCACCTCAAGAAATAAAAATCTTGAGTTGATAGTGCGCGTCTTTCTGGGAGTCCAACCTTGGTTGTCAGGAGTATCCCCATACTTTATCTGGACAGAGTCCGCTCTTCAAACTTTACTAATAATCAAAGTTCTGCGCCAACAATGACCAAACGATAAATTCTTTCAAAATACTAGTTTCTACCAGTGAAGACCAATAACTCTTTCTCTGTGAATACGTTGATTACCATACACGACAAATAAAATTGCTGAGCATCGCTTAGTTAATTATCAAAAGTACCTTCAGTAcgaatattgttcaaaaatcaTTTGTTTACTTCCTAaagtaaatatttatgaattcgAATTGAAGAAGGAAGAACTCACCGGATCCATCGTTCTtctgtgaaataaatataaaatgcagATGATTAGTAAAGTGATTATAGCACGTAAGTTGTTGATATTAGTTGTGTGGCATGCAGAAGTCGGATCTGTCAAACCCTAAAAATCCGAGGCAAAATATTGAGACCAAACCATGAATTGTTGTTATGTCTATCTCGAACCTAAAAGCCTCTAGTCTCTCCAAATTGTAGCTCTATATATAAAAGTGTCTCATTGTTTAAAGCCTTGTTTGAAGTTTAAATGCTGAACACCAGCTAAAATTACAACTTAATTTTACCTTGCAATCTCCAAATTGGACAAGTTTCCCATCCACGATCTTGGAAACGCAGGATCCAGCTGTCAAATAAAAAACGCGATATTTTAAATAGTAGAAGAGCAAAATCTCACCTTTACCACCAGAAGTCTGTAAaccaatatttataaaataattgtatCCGGAACAAATCTTACCTGGAAGCTTTACTTTTGCAAACAAACCACAGATGTGagaaatgaacaaaataattttgacaaagtCCATATTTACTTTCAGAAAAGATTGATGACGCAACTAAAGGTTTAGCTAAAAGTAAATATCTGTAAATGTCCAAGGTTATTTAAAGATTTAGCAACGCCTTGGGAAAATGTCTTGTAAGTTCTTAATGAGCTGTTGAATTAACTTCATTTGTTAATATTTATAAGAATTTGCTCATAGCAAATCAATATTTATGAGTGAGTGGCAAGAGATCAATTACGTGTAAGGAAATGAATTATCGATTAAATTGAGACTAAAGGAATTCAAGTCGATGTATAAAAGTCCGTTTTCGCCTTGGCGCTGCTGTGAACACGTGATACATAAACGAGATAACGAGTGCTGCTCTTCTGAACGAGCGTTACCTAACCTTTGCAGAAAAACCAGACTGAGCTTCGCAAGCCTAACGAAACACAAAATAATCAATGTTATATGAGAGCTTGTTTACTATAGCCGTCTGGaacctttgtttgtttattatgtgcggAAAACTGTTTCTCGCTCGTTCAAATTATTTCTCATTGAAGTAATGACAAGTTCTTTGTATATTTCTAAGCTTTTAAATatctaaagcaggggtgggcaacatacggcccgcgggtcggatccggcccgcgacaaaattttgaccggcccgccgACTGTATCCAACCTCACTCTGTagtgtggtccgacgcatcattcctgaaagttgccgatcacTCCACTCTCACCGTACTGTCAGTGCGAACTGGGGAAATAAACAATCgtcttagtgaacaaacaattgacCTCTCtctcccgacctttgacccccgaaaacgTCTTcttatactttatcattgcaaaattgtcgGGGCTTATACTAaaagtggtttcgcgagttggcgcttgtaaaatggggtatgtgtttgaaaccatcattatgattcatcgcatacaacaaatatgttttttaaaaataccggtaaagaattttggcCTAGTCTATCAAagttatttctacactaattttgttactgcaattaaatcaaaaacccttaagaagacagagtgatcattgacttATCTAATTTCTattcaaatttccgaaaaacaactgaaaactaacgaatagagttcaaaaacgaggtaatgtttacgaccacgcctgaaaatctgtctgagtgagaaaatgTCTGAGCAGATGCGAAAAGGGagaattgttacgtcactttttgcatcttgctgattggtgaatgtcacgaagtaaacaaggaagtcgatgttcGGAGAAAGGTCCATTGCCTTAGCGCACTtggtaaacaaacaatataaggtcaaagcagagagcgttgtaaacgttccccggggctcccgaagtatgcgaatcaagatggcggacatcggaatgtaatatgtgtactaggttagggttaggccataattttaggtataaatactacgggaggatcttggc containing:
- the LOC144420829 gene encoding uncharacterized protein LOC144420829; the encoded protein is MGGEIKSSANKSGCSNWGGCELMFLFNRSMDQTMFRLNFTETFVSKGRFYVHIGAIMSDGNYISTLTFTPQTDQECLIYSELGICSNKVDTTCKNKDWVDVTGIMVMGIWVRYYCEPSEFRFKLTYEYIDCKTGKRLEPPTTTALQTTTAPTTQANKSYHTTFNLVSTESDSGNNPLTTILIIVGSVIAVLVAILIAVAVAAVIYWKNRQQGQEESIAMSSPTHEYEEIREPVDQGGYLSPMPNPNVSVQIPSAYADPQDPDYIVSEDIYPPAIPHPMYDRVELLPPSNLPTVASIPGTSHQKSSVDGIYTEPDYAPPGKITVPHRYDENLAFSPSVYDDIA